One part of the Anaeromyxobacter sp. Fw109-5 genome encodes these proteins:
- a CDS encoding glycine cleavage system protein H, translated as MTTLVSFLETLGSFLLGVAGRSAVFVAGLAALAVPALVLALAWRALQRRREAAVGEVGGLAFRRGAYYAPNHTWLASAAGGLRVGLDDFAQRLIPSTSAVDLPRPGTQVRRGEPVAVVHAGGRSIRIGAPVDGVVVARNGAVRRDPSLVKLEPYGRGWLFTIAPADGGYMTFPQDREGGGWLRRERARLDRYVEHELGLVAADGGELPPPTPSTLGEEGWERVVATFLHAA; from the coding sequence ATGACGACGCTGGTGTCATTCCTCGAGACGCTCGGCTCATTCCTCCTCGGTGTCGCGGGTCGCTCGGCGGTGTTCGTGGCCGGGCTCGCCGCGCTCGCCGTCCCGGCGCTGGTCCTCGCGCTGGCGTGGCGCGCGCTCCAGCGCCGCCGCGAGGCCGCCGTGGGCGAGGTGGGCGGGCTCGCGTTCCGTCGCGGCGCCTACTACGCCCCCAACCACACCTGGCTCGCGTCGGCGGCCGGCGGGCTGCGGGTGGGGCTGGACGACTTCGCCCAGCGGCTCATCCCGTCGACGAGCGCCGTCGACCTGCCGCGCCCGGGCACGCAGGTGCGCCGCGGGGAGCCGGTGGCGGTGGTCCACGCCGGCGGCCGCTCGATCCGCATCGGCGCGCCGGTGGATGGTGTGGTGGTGGCGAGGAACGGGGCGGTGCGCCGGGACCCCTCGCTCGTGAAGCTCGAGCCATACGGGCGCGGCTGGCTGTTCACCATCGCGCCCGCCGACGGCGGGTACATGACCTTCCCCCAGGACCGGGAGGGAGGCGGCTGGCTGCGCCGCGAGCGCGCTCGGCTCGACCGCTACGTCGAGCATGAGCTGGGGCTGGTGGCCGCGGACGGCGGGGAGCTCCCCCCGCCCACCCCCTCCACGCTCGGGGAGGAGGGCTGGGAGAGGGTCGTCGCGACCTTCCTGCACGCGGCGTGA